From the Musa acuminata AAA Group cultivar baxijiao chromosome BXJ1-2, Cavendish_Baxijiao_AAA, whole genome shotgun sequence genome, one window contains:
- the LOC135610079 gene encoding PH, RCC1 and FYVE domains-containing protein 1-like — translation MADLVGSGDVEKALLALKRGSHLLKYGRKGKPKFYPFRLSDDASSLIWLSSGGEKSLKLVSVSKIIPGQRTPVFKRYPCSEKDHLSFSLIYDNGTRSLDLICKDRFETEVWFAGLKALVSSGHVGRPKIDGWSDGGLYFDDSKDLISKSPSERSSGSILDSSSPDISYSIKTSSVVSSENFVRLERSDVSNMLAKGASSDIIRVSVSSAPSTSSHGSVQDDCDALGDVYVWGEVICEISSRTSTDRGISFSSGGADALLPKPLESNLVLDVHHVACGVRHAVLVTKQGEVFTWGEESGGRLGHGVGADVVQPRLLESLAICHADLVACGEFHTCAVTTAGDLYTWGDGTHNAGLLGHGNDVSHWIPKRVSGPLEGLQVAYVNCGTWHTALITSTGKLLTFGDGTFGALGHGSRESVTQPREVESLMGLKTIAVACGVWHTAAVVEVIVAQPGANASSGKLFTWGDGDKYRLGHGDKEPRLKPTCVASLIDYNFHKLACGHSLTVGLTTSGQVFTMGSTVCGQLGNPQSDGKLPCLVEDKLVGESVGEVACGSYHVAVLTIRGEVFTWGKGANGRLGHGDIEDRKTPTLVEALKDRAVKYIACGANFTAVICQHKWVSGAEQSQCSACRQAFGFTRKRHNCYHCGLVHCHSCSSRKALRAALSPNPSKPYRVCDSCYVKLNNVLEFGGINKRNGLPRLTGEIRDRFEKAEMKSTRLVLPSNLDLMKDLDIKAARHGKKTDSLSFVRAAHASSLVQLKDLALAGGIDLQGAAPRPLRTSMVQSVNPSRAVSPFSRKSSPPRSATPIPTTSGLSFSKSPTDTLKKTNELLNQEVQKLRAQVDNLTERCELQEVELQKLGKKAQEAMALAAEESAKSKAAKEVIKSLTSQLKDMAELLPQGVHKNGAIRSAGLSNGLDLHSGPCSILNGDHQHRFSINNAMTAVSPMASESTLTNGNSGQNHALMNVHESHKMNANSQDCQSLNSSEMEEDFSTGKRDSNAERSSSSSKADIDNKETERPQNGEKVYKSRSPISTSNQVDAEWIEQYEPGVYITLVAHRDGTRDLKRVRFSRRRFGEHQAESWWSENRENVYERYNVRGSDRASSAVSRQSALRSEEDYMHSSRA, via the exons ATGGCAGATCTCGTCGGCTCCGGGGATGTTGAGAAG gcactccttgcattgaagaGAGGCAGTCATTTGCTTAAGTATGGTCGAAAAGGGAAGCCAAAATTCTATCCATTTAGACTGTCTGAT GATGCATCGTCATTGATTTGGTTATCAAGTGGTGGAGAAAAAAGTTTGAAACTAGTTTCTGTTTCAAAAATTATCCCAGGTCAAAGAACT CCTGTTTTTAAACGGTATCCGTGCTCAGAGAAGGACCACTTATCCTTTTCGCTCATATATGACAATGGGACAAGGTCTCTTGATTTG ATCTGCAAGGATAGATTCGAGACGGAGGTGTGGTTTGCAGGCCTCAAGGCGCTGGTTTCTTCTGGTCATGTTGGACGACCAAAAATTGATGGATGGAGTGATGGTGGACTATATTTTGAT GATTCCAAGGATTTGATATCTAAGAGTCCAAGTGAGAGGTCGAGTGGCTCCATTCTGGATAGTAGTTCTCCTGACATCAGTTATAGTATTAAAACTTCATCAGTGGTCTCTTCTGAAAATTTTGTACGCTTGGAAAGATCAGATGTATCAAATATGCTAGCAAAAGGTGCCTCTTCAGATATTATCAGAGTAAGTGTTTCTAGTGCACCCAGCACATCAAGTCATGGTTCTGTGCAAGATGACTGTGATGCTTTAGGTGATGTTTACGTGTGGGGTGAGGTCATATGTGAAATTTCTTCAAGAACTAGCACTGATAGAGGTATAAGTTTTTCTAGTGGAGGAGCCGATGCACTTTTACCTAAGCCCTTAGAATCTAATTTAGTTTTGGATGTTCACCATGTGGCTTGCGGAGTCAGGCATGCTGTTCTTGTTACTAAGCAAGGAGAAGTCTTTACATGGGGTGAAGAATCTGGAGGACGCCTTGGCCATGGAGTTGGAGCTGATGTTGTTCAACCTCGCCTTCTCGAGTCTTTAGCAATTTGTCATGCAGATTTGGTCGCTTGTGGGGAATTCCATACTTGTGCTGTCACTACAGCTGGTGATCTTTATACTTGGGGTGATGGCACTCACAATGCGGGCCTTCTTGGACATGGTAATGATGTTAGCCACTGGATACCGAAAAGAGTTTCAGGACCACTGGAAGGTCTTCAAGTTGCATATGTTAATTGTGGCACCTGGCATACAGCCTTAATAACATCAACTGGGAAGTTGTTAACATTTGGTGATGGAACATTTGGTGCTTTAGGTCATGGTAGCAGAGAAAGTGTTACGCAACCAAGGGAGGTAGAATCATTGATGGGCTTGAAAACCATTGCAGTTGCATGTGGTGTATGGCACACTGCTGCTGTAGTAGAGGTTATAGTAGCTCAGCCTGGTGCAAATGCATCATCGGGAAAGTTGTTCACTTGGGGTGATGGAGACAAGTACCGACTTGGCCACGGTGATAAGGAGCCACGACTCAAGCCTACTTGTGTGGCTTCATTGATTGATTACAATTTTCACAAGCTAGCTTGTGGTCATAGTCTCACAGTTGGCTTGACAACCTCTGGACAAGTCTTTACAATGGGAAGTACAGTTTGTGGTCAGCTTGGCAATCCACAATCTGATGGGAAACTTCCGTGCTTAGTGGAAGATAAGCTTGTAGGTGAATCTGTTGGTGAAGTTGCTTGTGGTTCATACCACGTTGCAGTTTTAACAATTAGAGGTGAGGTTTTCACATGGGGAAAAGGTGCTAATGGAAGATTAGGTCATGGAGATATTGAAGACAGGAAAACGCCTACCCTTGTTGAAGCTTTGAAAGACCGAGCTGTTAAATATATTGCTTGTGGTGCAAACTTTACAGCTGTCATATGCCAGCACAAATGGGTATCAGGTGCAGAGCAATCACAGTGCTCAGCATGCAGGCAAGCATTTGGATTCACCCGCAAGCGACATAATTGTTATCATTGTGGTCTTGTTCATTGCCATTCATGCAGTTCCAGGAAGGCCTTAAGAGCAGCCttgtctcccaatccttcaaaaccTTATCGAGTTTGTGACTCCTGCTATGTGAAATTGAACAATGTGTTGGAATTTGGTGGAATTAATAAGAGAAATGGCTTACCTCGCTTGACAGGAGAAATCAGAGACAGGTTTGAGAAAGCAGAGATGAAATCAACAAGGCTAGTGTTACCTAGCAATTTGGATCTCATGAAAGATCTGGACATTAAGGCAGCAAGGCATGGGAAGAAAACTGACTCCTTGTCCTTTGTTCGAGCTGCTCATGCCAGTTCACTTGTACAGCTGAAAGATCTTGCTTTGGCTGGCGGGATTGATCTGCAGGGAGCAGCTCCTAGACCACTTCGCACGTCCATGGTTCAGTCTGTAAATCCTTCGAGAGCTGTTTCACCCTTTTCTAGAAAATCTAGTCCTCCACGTTCTGCTACACCAATTCCCACAACTTCTGGACTTTCTTTCTCCAAAAGTCCTACCGACACTCTGAAGAAAACAAATGAACTCTTGAATCAAGAAGTTCAGAAGTTACGTGCTCAA GTTGATAATTTGACAGAGCGCTGTGAACTTCAAGAAGTTGAGTTGCAAAAATTAGGAAAGAAAGCTCAAGAAGCCATGGCGCTGGCTGCTGAGGAATCTGCTAAATCAAAAGCTGCAAAAGAAGTTATTAAATCTCTAACGTCACAG CTTAAGGATATGGCTGAGTTATTACCTCAAGGGGTTCACAAAAATGGTGCGATAAGATCAGCAGGCTTATCAAATGGATTGGACTTACATTCTGGTCCTTGCTCAATTCTTAATGGGGATCACCAGCATAGATTTAGTATAAACAATGCTATGACAGCAGTGTCTCCTATGGCTTCTGAGTCTACTCTTACGAATGGAAATTCAGGACAGAATCATGCACTAATGAATGTCCATGAATCTCACAAGATGAACGCAAATTCACAAGACTGTCAATCACTGAATTCCAGTGAAATGGAAGAGGACTTCAGTACAGGAAAGCGTGACAGCAATGCAGAGAGGTCATCATCCAGCAGTAAAGCTGATATTGACAACAAGGAAACTGAACGTCCTCAAAATGGTGAGAAGGTTTATAAGTCTCGAAGTCCCATTTCAACAAGTAATCAAGTAGATGCGGAATGGATCGAACAGTATGAACCTGGTGTCTATATAACTCTAGTAGCCCATCGTGATGGAACTCGAGATTTGAAGAGAGTGCGGTTCAG TCGAAGAAGATTTGGTGAGCATCAGGCAGAATCCTGGTGGTCAGAGAACCGTGAAAATGTTTACGAGAGATATAATGTACGTGGATCAGACCGGGCCTCATCAGCAGTGTCACGCCAATCTGCACTTAGATCAGAAGAAGATTATATGCATTCTTCCAGGGCTTAG
- the LOC135610072 gene encoding uncharacterized protein LOC135610072 isoform X2 codes for MPIFDEGEDNFFDAYDEIRTSIDSSSSDNSLITDQVLELQRTEYELWTMEPMSVDDRRKRFFRGMGFDELVQSPVGCSMDTEDSTIGSSEEKMDAKRIMTTSGVVSNSLSSPDVGEPEDSFCCIKDLDSGRQFMVHEFGQDGFPSMFKEVGSEKLMTLQEFEIFLGLSWSVQKLSRKDVVLFREKTICSHDTKKNNYLNWWSSFTKRRHRVGASNYNVSVKKTRLTRSMRTKVHRYRKNCMDFTALYMGQEVQGHKGLIRAMKFSPSGRYLASGGEDCVVRIWQIIEAEDSCKCVTTDGSSRFVGKVKGTKLVEGKASNVAPVFIPKRIFKIEESPLLELRGHTSDILDLSWSQSNCLLTSSKDKTVRLWKVGSDGCLKIFQHNNYVTCVQFNPVEDRLFISGSIDGKVRIWDILENRVIDWVEIGDMATAVCYRPDGKGFVVGSIKGNCRFYDCSAKTMQLDLQFSLCSKKKSSGKPITSLQFCPEDYKRIMITSADSRIRICNGVDIILILKGRPKISCMHHSVQMDDKLYPWVRIPMFTSGVMMYQATYHAEVPS; via the exons ATGCCGATCTTCGACGAGGGAGAAGATAACTTCTTTGACGCATATGATGAGATCAGGACTTCCATTGATTCCTCATCATCTGACAATTCCCTTATCACAGATCAAGTTTTGGAACTTCAGAGGACTGAATATGAACTATGGACGATGGAGCCGATGAGTGTTGATGACAGGCGTAAAAGGTTCTTCAGAGGAATGGGTTTTGATGAACTTGTACAATCTCCTGTAGGCTGCTCTATGGATACTGAAGATTCGACAAttggttcatcggaagagaagatggaTGCTAAAAGAATTATGACAACCAGTGGTGTTGTCTCGAACAGTTTGTCATCTCCTGATGTTGGAGAACCTGAAGATTCTTTCTGTTGTATAAAGGATCTAGATAGTGGTAGACAATTTATGGTTCATGAATTTGGGCAAGATGGTTTTCCCAGCATGTTCAAAGAAGTTGGCTCAGAAAAGTTGATGACACTGCAGGAGTTTGAAATTTTTCTTGGCCTCTCATGGTCTGTTCAGAAACTCTCAAGGAAAGATGTCGTCCTCTTTAGGGAAAAGACTATTTGCAGTCATGATACAAAGAAAAACAACTATTTAAACTGGTGGAGTAGTTTCACAAAGAGGAGGCATCGTGTGGGAGCAAGCAACTATAATGTTTCTGTTAAGAAGACCAGACTAACCAGGTCAATGAGAACAAAAGTTCATCGATATAGGAAAAACTGCATGGATTTCACTGCACTATACATGGGTCAAGAGGTTCAGGGACATAAAGGTCTGATTCGGGCCATGAAATTTAGTCCAAGTGGGAGGTATCTTGCAAGCGGTGGTGAAGATTGTGTTGTACGCATTTGGCAGATTATTGAAGCTGAAGATTCATGCAAATGTGTTACTACAGATGGATCATCCAGATTTGTTGGTAAAGTTAAGGGTACTAAGTTGGTTGAGGGGAAAGCTAGCAATGTGGCTCCAGTTTTTATTCCAAAAAGGATTTTTAAGATTGAGGAATCTCCGTTGCTGGAATTGAGGGGTCACACAAGTGATATCTTGGACCTATCTTGGTCTCAATCTAAT TGTCTGCTGACTTCCTCTAAAGATAAAACGGtacgcttgtggaaagttggttcTGATGGATGTCTTAAAATTTTCCAACACAATAATTATG TGACTTGTGTTCAGTTCAACCCTGTTGAAGATAGATTATTTATTAGTGGCTCAATTGATGGCAAAGTTCGTATTTGGGACATTCTAGAGAATCGAGTAATTGATTGGGTTGAAATAGGGGACATGGCAACTGCTGTATGTTATCGGCCAGATGGAAAG GGATTTGTTGTTGGCTCAATCAAAGGAAACTGCCGCTTTTATGACTGCTCAG CTAAAACAATGCAGCTTGATTTGCAATTCAGTCTATGCAGTAAAAAGAAGTCTTCTGGCAAGCCAATTACTAGCCTGCAG TTTTGCCCAGAAGATTATAAAAGAATTATGATCACGTCGGCAGACTCGAGAATTCGTATTTGTAATGGGGTTGACATCATTCTTATACTCAAAG GAAGGCCAAAAATCAGTTGTATGCATCATTCAGTTCAGATGGACGACAAGTTGTATCCGTGGGTGAGGATTCCAATGTTTACATCTGGAGTTATGATGTATCAGGCAACCTACCATGCAGAGGTCCCAAGTTGA
- the LOC135613464 gene encoding protein MKS1-like, whose protein sequence is MDPSESRPSPRRELQGPRPAPLRVSKDSYKIKKPPVAPSHHSQPPADLPPRPPPQQHRDPVIIYAVSPKIIHTDPSEFMTLVQRLTGSNSGSQFPPPPSPPGGALSPAARIASFEKATSSPRAASVDQWEIDRPASFPGILSPVPASLPPISPNLFSPSFDPSVLSFLHDLSPAFATTINSGNRSFFDGGSNYSSSPATNLLSTPTLPSPGAFWDLMSQFPDM, encoded by the coding sequence ATGGATCCCTCGGAGTCCCGGCCGTCGCCGCGGCGTGAGCTGCAGGGCCCGCGACCTGCTCCTCTCAGGGTCAGCAAGGACTCCTACAAGATCAAGAAGCCCCCCGTGGCCCCGTCCCACCACTCCCAACCCCCGGCGGATCTGCCACCTCGGCCACCCCCGCAGCAGCACCGGGACCCGGTCATCATCTACGCCGTCTCGCCCAAGATCATCCACACCGATCCCAGCGAGTTCATGACGCTGGTCCAACGACTCACCGGCTCCAACTCCGGCTCCCAGTTCCCGCCACCGCCGTCGCCGCCCGGCGGCGCGCTCTCTCCCGCCGCCCGCATCGCCTCGTtcgaaaaggcgacgtcgtcgcCACGAGCGGCTTCCGTGGACCAGTGGGAAATCGACCGGCCTGCTTCCTTCCCGGGGATCCTGTCGCCGGTTCCGGCGTCGCTCCCCCCGATATCGCCCAACCTCTTCTCTCCCTCGTTCGACCCGAGTGTGCTCAGCTTCTTGCATGACCTGAGTCCAGCTTTCGCCACCACCATCAACAGCGGCAATCGGAGCTTCTTCGATGGAGGAAGCAACTACTCGTCCAGTCCTGCTACCAACTTGCTGTCAACTCCTACTCTTCCTTCTCCCGGAGCTTTCTGGGATCTGATGAGCCAATTCCCAGATATGTAG
- the LOC135610072 gene encoding uncharacterized protein LOC135610072 isoform X1 yields MPIFDEGEDNFFDAYDEIRTSIDSSSSDNSLITDQVLELQRTEYELWTMEPMSVDDRRKRFFRGMGFDELVQSPVGCSMDTEDSTIGSSEEKMDAKRIMTTSGVVSNSLSSPDVGEPEDSFCCIKDLDSGRQFMVHEFGQDGFPSMFKEVGSEKLMTLQEFEIFLGLSWSVQKLSRKDVVLFREKTICSHDTKKNNYLNWWSSFTKRRHRVGASNYNVSVKKTRLTRSMRTKVHRYRKNCMDFTALYMGQEVQGHKGLIRAMKFSPSGRYLASGGEDCVVRIWQIIEAEDSCKCVTTDGSSRFVGKVKGTKLVEGKASNVAPVFIPKRIFKIEESPLLELRGHTSDILDLSWSQSNCLLTSSKDKTVRLWKVGSDGCLKIFQHNNYVTCVQFNPVEDRLFISGSIDGKVRIWDILENRVIDWVEIGDMATAVCYRPDGKGFVVGSIKGNCRFYDCSAKTMQLDLQFSLCSKKKSSGKPITSLQFCPEDYKRIMITSADSRIRICNGVDIILILKGHRKAKNQLYASFSSDGRQVVSVGEDSNVYIWSYDVSGNLPCRGPKLIRSSEFFFSKGASIAVPWPGMGCNYREAIVNNSNHISSQPQKISEQVFRLKNPDCLSLGAWPFSDGSSRVSATWPEEKLSLQTKPRLLPEDCHQQYHHLHHDYWSLTSTASTWNSVIVTAGDDGAIRSFHNFGLPIRL; encoded by the exons ATGCCGATCTTCGACGAGGGAGAAGATAACTTCTTTGACGCATATGATGAGATCAGGACTTCCATTGATTCCTCATCATCTGACAATTCCCTTATCACAGATCAAGTTTTGGAACTTCAGAGGACTGAATATGAACTATGGACGATGGAGCCGATGAGTGTTGATGACAGGCGTAAAAGGTTCTTCAGAGGAATGGGTTTTGATGAACTTGTACAATCTCCTGTAGGCTGCTCTATGGATACTGAAGATTCGACAAttggttcatcggaagagaagatggaTGCTAAAAGAATTATGACAACCAGTGGTGTTGTCTCGAACAGTTTGTCATCTCCTGATGTTGGAGAACCTGAAGATTCTTTCTGTTGTATAAAGGATCTAGATAGTGGTAGACAATTTATGGTTCATGAATTTGGGCAAGATGGTTTTCCCAGCATGTTCAAAGAAGTTGGCTCAGAAAAGTTGATGACACTGCAGGAGTTTGAAATTTTTCTTGGCCTCTCATGGTCTGTTCAGAAACTCTCAAGGAAAGATGTCGTCCTCTTTAGGGAAAAGACTATTTGCAGTCATGATACAAAGAAAAACAACTATTTAAACTGGTGGAGTAGTTTCACAAAGAGGAGGCATCGTGTGGGAGCAAGCAACTATAATGTTTCTGTTAAGAAGACCAGACTAACCAGGTCAATGAGAACAAAAGTTCATCGATATAGGAAAAACTGCATGGATTTCACTGCACTATACATGGGTCAAGAGGTTCAGGGACATAAAGGTCTGATTCGGGCCATGAAATTTAGTCCAAGTGGGAGGTATCTTGCAAGCGGTGGTGAAGATTGTGTTGTACGCATTTGGCAGATTATTGAAGCTGAAGATTCATGCAAATGTGTTACTACAGATGGATCATCCAGATTTGTTGGTAAAGTTAAGGGTACTAAGTTGGTTGAGGGGAAAGCTAGCAATGTGGCTCCAGTTTTTATTCCAAAAAGGATTTTTAAGATTGAGGAATCTCCGTTGCTGGAATTGAGGGGTCACACAAGTGATATCTTGGACCTATCTTGGTCTCAATCTAAT TGTCTGCTGACTTCCTCTAAAGATAAAACGGtacgcttgtggaaagttggttcTGATGGATGTCTTAAAATTTTCCAACACAATAATTATG TGACTTGTGTTCAGTTCAACCCTGTTGAAGATAGATTATTTATTAGTGGCTCAATTGATGGCAAAGTTCGTATTTGGGACATTCTAGAGAATCGAGTAATTGATTGGGTTGAAATAGGGGACATGGCAACTGCTGTATGTTATCGGCCAGATGGAAAG GGATTTGTTGTTGGCTCAATCAAAGGAAACTGCCGCTTTTATGACTGCTCAG CTAAAACAATGCAGCTTGATTTGCAATTCAGTCTATGCAGTAAAAAGAAGTCTTCTGGCAAGCCAATTACTAGCCTGCAG TTTTGCCCAGAAGATTATAAAAGAATTATGATCACGTCGGCAGACTCGAGAATTCGTATTTGTAATGGGGTTGACATCATTCTTATACTCAAAG GTCACAGGAAGGCCAAAAATCAGTTGTATGCATCATTCAGTTCAGATGGACGACAAGTTGTATCCGTGGGTGAGGATTCCAATGTTTACATCTGGAGTTATGATGTATCAGGCAACCTACCATGCAGAGGTCCCAAGTTGATTCGTTCGTCTGAGTTCTTCTTTTCTAAAGGTGCATcaattgcggtaccatggcctggcATGGGCTGCAACTACAGAGAAGCAATTGTCAACAACAGTAATCATATTTCCTCTCAACCACAGAAAATTTCAGAGCAAGTCTTCCGGCTAAAGAATCCGGACTGCTTGTCTCTCGGTGCATGGCCGTTTTCTGATGGTTCATCAAGGGTGTCGGCTACATGGCCTGAGGAGAAGCTTTCTTTGCAAACGAAGCCTCGGTTACTGCCTGAAGACTGTCATCAGCAGTATCACCATCTCCATCATGATTACTGGAGCCTTACATCAACGGCAAGCACATGGAATTCAGTCATAGTGACAGCAGGAGATGATGGGGCTATCAGGTCTTTCCATAATTTTGGATTGCCCATTAGGCTGTGA
- the LOC103976534 gene encoding exocyst complex component EXO70A1-like, protein MGAPQAIEILTQRASVLRESLQRSRSNTESMVAMLGSFDHRLSALESAMRPTQVRTRAIRTAHQNVENTLKATAVVLTHFDLLRQAEVAILKGPDEDLESFLDAVDLLKCNIRFFSTNKISTSEYGLLNHANNLLSKAVVKLRDEFRQLLATYSKPIDLEFIANFPPNSLRSLSQTTGSQSDSGNHVPTNNHSEHQGRSLETPVYKTPTLMPPRILPLLHNLAEQLVQAGYQQQCSRIYSDVRASALESSLQKLGVDALTKDDVQKMEWDTLETKIQDWVHLMQIAVNLLFAEERKICDQIFYGVTFNKDLCFAEVTVNSVSMLLSFGDSVAKSKRSPEKIFPLLDMYEVLHELQPEIARIFEGKACSEIQQSTLTLAKHLAHAVKGTFLNFEEIIEKDSTKTMVADGTVHPLSSYVINYMKFLFDYRLTIERILQEVEIGNKTDSQLAIMTMRIMQSLQNNLDGKSKQYKDPALTYLFLMNNIHYMVRSLSRSEAKDLLGDDWVQIHRRIVQQNANQYKRVAWAKILQTLSGQGLSSLGSSSSLGAEGGNSSGVSRASVKERFKSFNTQFEELHQRQSQWVVPDPELREYLRLAIAEVLLPAYRSFIKRFGLLVENSSKPQKYIRYTPEDVEQLLDGFFQGNTVGEPKR, encoded by the exons ATGGGGGCTCCGCAGGCGATCGAGATCCTGACGCAGAGGGCGAGCGTGCTGCGGGAATCGCTGCAGCGGAGTCGATCCAATACGGAGAGCATGGTCGCCATGCTCGGCTCCTTCGACCACCGCCTCTCCGCCCTCGAATCCGCCATGCGCCCCACCCAG GTGAGGACGCGTGCCATCAGGACGGCTCATCAGAACGTCGAGAACACATTGAAGGCGACGGCGGTCGTATTGACGCATTTTGATCTCCTGCGGCAG GCTGAGGTTGCGATACTGAAGGGACCAGATGAGGATCTAGAAAGTTTTCTTGATGCAGTTGATCTGTTGAAATGCAACATCAGGTTTTTTAGCACAAATAAAATCTCCACGAGTGAATATGGTTTGTTAAACCATGCAAATAATCTGCTATCTAAGGCAGTTGTAAAGCTGAGGGATGAATTTAGGCAACTATTAGCTACTTACAG CAAACCAATTGATCTTGAATTTATTGCCAATTTTCCTCCCAACTCCTTGCGATCACTATCTCAAACAACTGGAAGCCAATCCGATAGTGGCAACCATGTGCCCACCAACAATCATTCTGAGCATCAAGGCAGGAGCTTGGAAACTCCTGTGTACAAGACACCAACTCTCATGCCTCCTAGGATCCTACCTTTGCTTCATAATTTAGCTGAACAGCTGGTCCAAGCTGGATACCAACAACAGTGCTCAAGGATTTACAG TGATGTTCGTGCTTCAGCACTAGAATCAAGCCTTCAAAAACTTGGAGTTGATGCGCTCACCAAAGATGATGTGCAGAAGATGGAGTGGGATACTTTAGAAACCAAGATTCAGGACTGGGTTCACCTTATGCAGATCGCG GTAAACCTTCTGTTTGCTGAAGAGCGAAAGATTTGTGACCAGATTTTTTATGGTGTTACTTTTAATAAGGATCTGTGTTTTGCTGAAGTAACAGTAAACAGTGTCTCAATGCTATTAAGTTTTGGAGATTCTGTTGCCAAAAGTAAAAGGTCACCAGAAAAGATATTTCCGCTTCTAGACATGTATGAAGTGTTGCATGAACTTCAACCAGAG ATTGCGAGAATTTTCGAAGGCAAGGCTtgttctgagattcaacaatccacaTTGACTTTAGCAAAGCACTTAGCTCATGCTGTGAAAGGGACATTTCTTAATTTTGAGGAGATAATTGAAAAGGATTCCACAAAAACAATGGTCGCCGATGGAACTGTCCACCCTCTGAGCAGCTATGTTATCAACTACATGAAATTTTTATTTGA CTACCGATTAACAATAGAGCGTATTTTGCAAGAGGTGGAAATTGGGAATAAAACAGATTCTCAACTTGCAATCATGACAATGCGGATTATGCAATCTCTTCAGAATAATCTAGATGGAAAATCTAAGCAGTACAAGGATCCTGCACTAACTTATCTATTTCTTATGAACAACATACATTATATGGTGAGATCTCTTAGCAG GTCAGAAGCAAAGGATTTACTGGGTGATGACTGGGTTCAAATACACCGAAGGATCGTGCAGCAAAATGCAAACCAATACAAAAGAGTTGCTTGGGCAAAG ATTCTGCAAACCCTTTCTGGTCAAGGTTTGAGTTCACTTGGTAGTAGTTCTTCTTTGGGAGCTGAAGGAGGTAACAGCAGTGGAGTGTCAAGAGCATCAGTAAAAGAGCG GTTCAAGTCCTTCAACACACAGTTTGAGGAGCTTCATCAGAGGCAATCACAATGGGTTGTACCTGACCCTGAGCTTCGTGAGTATCTGAGGCTTGCAATTGCTGAAGTCCTATTGCCAGCATACAGATCTTTCATAAAACGTTTTGG GTTACTAGTTGAGAATAGCAGCAAGCCTCAGAAGTACATCAGATACACTCCAGAAGATGTTGAACAATTGTTAGATGGGTTCTTCCAGGGAAACACAGTGGGGGAACCAAAGCGTTGA